The following proteins are co-located in the Pseudarthrobacter siccitolerans genome:
- the murD gene encoding UDP-N-acetylmuramoyl-L-alanine--D-glutamate ligase: MGGAAVTVSSRLQDLVSWDSDWSGLRVVVTGIGVSGFAAADTLIELGARVVVVDAATSGTAKAHAETLKIVGAADVLLGEDAVARIPKIDGELPELIVTSPGWRPDQALLAAAARAHIPVWGDVELAWRVRVREGRKTADWLAITGTNGKTTTVGLTESMLRAAGLKAIAVGNVGTPILDALRDPVEYDVFAVELSSFQLHWAQSLSPVASVCLNVAEDHVDWHGSYDSYLADKAKVYEQTQKACIYNAEQIETERMVENADVVEGCRAVGFTTVTPAISMLGVVEGLLVDRAFITERKDSAAELASMSDLGAFAPRHMVANALAAAGLVRAYGVDAAAVRRGIQDYIPGDHRIQPVARHNGVLWVNDSKATNPHAASASLATFSNVVWIAGGLSKGVTYDELIREHVRRLKAVVLIGSDTSALSKALQRHAPDVPVIIPGTGETEQVQTAAAAGAVHAGSSGETVMASAVASAAQLAESGDTVLMAPAAASMDQFSSYAHRGDTFIEAVRELVEGQAQTGEE; the protein is encoded by the coding sequence ATGGGTGGTGCTGCTGTGACCGTTTCCTCCCGCCTCCAGGACCTTGTCAGCTGGGACTCAGACTGGTCCGGGCTCCGGGTTGTGGTGACCGGCATCGGCGTTTCCGGCTTTGCGGCCGCCGATACCCTCATCGAACTCGGCGCCCGGGTGGTGGTGGTTGATGCCGCCACGAGCGGCACGGCGAAAGCCCATGCTGAAACCTTGAAGATCGTCGGCGCGGCAGATGTCCTGCTGGGGGAGGATGCGGTGGCCCGCATCCCGAAGATCGACGGCGAACTGCCCGAACTGATTGTGACCTCGCCGGGTTGGCGTCCGGACCAGGCGCTCCTCGCCGCCGCCGCACGGGCCCACATCCCGGTATGGGGCGATGTGGAACTCGCCTGGCGGGTGCGGGTCCGCGAGGGCCGCAAGACGGCCGACTGGCTCGCGATCACCGGAACGAACGGCAAGACCACCACCGTTGGGCTCACCGAGTCCATGCTTCGGGCGGCCGGCCTGAAGGCCATCGCAGTGGGTAATGTGGGCACACCCATCCTTGACGCCCTCCGCGACCCTGTGGAGTACGACGTGTTCGCCGTCGAGCTCTCCAGCTTCCAGCTGCACTGGGCGCAATCCCTGTCGCCGGTAGCCAGCGTGTGCCTGAATGTGGCCGAGGACCATGTCGACTGGCACGGCTCGTACGATTCCTACCTTGCGGACAAGGCCAAGGTCTATGAGCAGACGCAGAAGGCCTGCATCTACAACGCCGAACAGATCGAAACCGAGCGGATGGTGGAAAACGCCGACGTCGTGGAAGGCTGCCGCGCCGTCGGTTTCACCACCGTCACTCCTGCCATCAGCATGCTGGGCGTGGTGGAGGGTCTCCTCGTGGACCGGGCGTTCATCACTGAGCGCAAGGACAGCGCCGCGGAACTCGCCTCCATGAGCGACCTCGGCGCCTTCGCACCCCGCCACATGGTGGCCAACGCCCTGGCAGCCGCAGGTCTGGTGCGCGCCTACGGCGTGGACGCAGCAGCGGTTCGCAGGGGAATCCAGGACTACATCCCCGGCGACCACCGGATCCAGCCGGTAGCCCGCCACAACGGCGTGCTGTGGGTCAACGATTCCAAGGCCACCAACCCGCATGCGGCGTCCGCCTCCCTGGCCACCTTCAGCAATGTCGTCTGGATTGCCGGAGGCCTCTCCAAGGGAGTCACCTACGACGAACTGATCCGTGAGCACGTCCGACGCCTCAAAGCCGTGGTGCTCATTGGAAGCGACACTTCTGCCCTCAGCAAGGCCCTCCAGCGACACGCGCCGGATGTCCCGGTGATCATCCCGGGCACGGGCGAAACTGAACAGGTGCAGACTGCCGCAGCGGCTGGTGCCGTCCACGCCGGTTCCTCCGGTGAAACGGTGATGGCCAGTGCCGTTGCGTCAGCAGCACAGCTCGCTGAATCCGGCGATACTGTGCTGATGGCCCCGGCAGCTGCTTCCATGGATCAGTTCTCTTCCTATGCTCACCGTGGCGACACTTTCATCGAAGCTGTCCGCGAGCTGGTGGAAGGGCAGGCCCAGACCGGCGAGGAGTAA
- a CDS encoding UDP-N-acetylmuramoyl-L-alanyl-D-glutamate--2,6-diaminopimelate ligase → MSEINSPDNRAVPEGPAGQGRFRPSNVEPVRLASIGEAMDVAVPGPAAEVEVTGISLNSRTVEPGDLYVALPGASRHGADFVPQAIEAGAVAVLTDEAGARLLALSADTPVPVVIVESPRNVVGPLSAVIYRSQPGSGQPQLFGVTGTNGKTTTTYFINSLLRALGRSTGLIGTIEIHAGGDPIPSLLTTPESTDVHALLALMRERGLAAAAMEVSSHAISFQRVDGVLFDVAGFTNLTQDHLDLHLTMEDYFDTKAELFTPRRARAAVVTVDDEWGRRLAGSATVPVTTLSTAGAAADWTVTGTAPRGLGTEFTLSGPDGTQLNVHTGLPGSFNVANAALAAVMVAAAGVDCATLQAALDESDPFTVAVPGRMQLVSTEPAAIVDFAHNTDALARALEAVRSPADDANLIVVFGATGQRDQGKRPAMGAIAARLADTVIITDDDPHDEDPAAIRADVLAGAREAQEKDSLPCQVLEVFPRADAIRRAVELARRQDTILVAGRGHEVWQEVKGVNLALDDRVELRSALTARGFNVLQDDRIES, encoded by the coding sequence TTGTCAGAGATCAACTCGCCGGATAACCGCGCCGTCCCGGAGGGACCCGCCGGCCAGGGGCGCTTCCGCCCCTCAAACGTCGAACCGGTGCGGCTGGCAAGCATCGGCGAAGCCATGGACGTTGCGGTGCCCGGCCCCGCAGCTGAAGTGGAAGTCACCGGGATTTCATTGAACTCGCGGACCGTGGAGCCGGGGGACCTGTACGTCGCACTGCCCGGAGCCAGCCGGCACGGGGCCGATTTCGTGCCGCAGGCCATCGAAGCAGGAGCCGTTGCGGTTCTCACCGACGAAGCCGGTGCCAGGCTGCTGGCGTTGTCCGCTGACACGCCCGTACCCGTGGTGATCGTGGAGTCGCCACGGAACGTGGTGGGCCCGCTGTCCGCGGTGATCTATCGCAGCCAGCCGGGTTCCGGCCAGCCGCAGTTATTCGGCGTCACGGGCACCAACGGGAAGACCACCACCACCTACTTCATCAACTCCCTGCTGCGCGCCCTCGGCCGCAGTACCGGCCTGATCGGCACCATCGAGATCCACGCCGGCGGGGACCCGATTCCCAGCCTCCTCACCACCCCGGAATCCACCGATGTGCACGCACTGCTCGCCCTCATGCGCGAAAGGGGGCTGGCGGCCGCTGCGATGGAAGTTTCCTCCCACGCCATCTCCTTCCAGCGGGTGGACGGGGTGCTGTTCGATGTTGCCGGCTTCACCAACCTCACCCAGGACCATCTGGACCTGCACCTCACCATGGAGGACTACTTCGACACCAAAGCTGAGCTTTTTACTCCGCGCCGCGCCCGCGCGGCAGTGGTAACGGTCGACGACGAATGGGGCCGGCGGCTTGCCGGCAGCGCCACCGTGCCGGTCACCACCCTCAGCACCGCCGGAGCGGCAGCCGACTGGACCGTCACGGGAACGGCTCCCCGCGGGCTCGGGACGGAGTTCACCCTGAGCGGACCGGACGGGACGCAGCTTAACGTGCACACCGGGCTGCCGGGCAGCTTCAACGTGGCCAACGCGGCGCTTGCGGCAGTCATGGTGGCCGCGGCAGGAGTGGACTGCGCGACGCTGCAGGCGGCTCTTGATGAGTCCGATCCCTTCACCGTGGCGGTCCCAGGACGCATGCAGCTGGTGTCCACGGAACCTGCCGCCATCGTTGACTTTGCCCACAACACCGACGCCTTGGCCAGGGCCTTGGAGGCCGTACGGTCCCCGGCGGACGACGCCAACCTAATCGTGGTGTTTGGCGCCACAGGCCAGCGTGACCAGGGGAAACGCCCGGCCATGGGTGCCATCGCCGCCCGCCTCGCCGACACCGTCATCATCACCGATGACGACCCCCACGACGAAGATCCGGCCGCAATTCGTGCCGATGTCCTCGCCGGAGCCCGGGAAGCGCAGGAAAAGGACTCCCTGCCCTGCCAGGTCCTGGAGGTCTTCCCGCGCGCTGACGCCATCCGCCGCGCCGTGGAACTGGCCCGCCGGCAGGACACCATCCTGGTGGCCGGCCGCGGCCATGAGGTGTGGCAGGAAGTGAAAGGCGTCAACCTTGCCCTGGACGACAGGGTGGAGCTGCGCAGCGCCTTGACAGCCAGGGGATTCAACGTTCTCCAAGACGACCGGATAGAGTCCTAG
- a CDS encoding UDP-N-acetylmuramoyl-tripeptide--D-alanyl-D-alanine ligase, protein MIAFTAAEIAEITNGRLDADPGITPLSVVTDSRDVTPGSLYVAKPGEYADGHDFVAAAFSAGASLALVERPVPAADGTSYPSVLVPDAVLAMGALALEAVRRIRKARAGQGSELTVVGITGSAGKTTTKDLLAGILSTQGNTVAPQGSYNGEIGVPLTVFRAGTDTRYLVIEMGATGIGHIRYLADMVKPDIGVVLAVGTAHAGEFGGVENIALAKGELVEAIAPAGTAILNLDDDRVAAMRTRTRAKVLGFSAEGRADAAVQALNADTNAEGNPEFDLQLPDGESGLHVSSRLIGAHHTGNLLAAAAAAWAAGVPGQDIASSLSSQTAVSRWRMERTERADGVTIINDAYNANPESMRAALRTLADLGRGRRTWAVLGAMLELGSDSIREHTTVGTQVVRLNISRLLVVGREARALYVSAVQEGSWGDECLFAETVDEAYDVLNTELEPGDLVLFKSSNSVGLRHLGDRIALPPQTPQPADERSTLL, encoded by the coding sequence ATGATTGCTTTTACTGCGGCGGAGATCGCCGAAATCACTAACGGGCGCCTGGACGCCGATCCCGGGATCACGCCTCTGTCGGTGGTGACGGACTCCCGCGACGTCACCCCCGGTTCGCTCTACGTCGCAAAGCCCGGCGAGTACGCTGACGGCCACGATTTTGTGGCCGCCGCGTTTTCAGCCGGTGCAAGCCTCGCCCTGGTGGAGCGGCCTGTCCCCGCCGCGGACGGGACAAGCTACCCCTCCGTCCTGGTTCCGGATGCCGTGCTGGCGATGGGGGCCCTGGCTCTAGAGGCTGTGCGCCGGATCCGTAAGGCCCGCGCCGGCCAGGGCAGCGAACTGACGGTAGTGGGAATCACCGGCTCGGCGGGAAAAACCACCACCAAGGACCTCCTCGCCGGAATCCTGTCCACGCAGGGAAACACCGTGGCGCCGCAGGGTTCCTACAACGGCGAAATCGGAGTTCCGCTCACCGTCTTCCGGGCGGGCACCGATACGCGTTATCTCGTGATTGAGATGGGCGCCACCGGAATCGGGCACATCCGTTACCTGGCAGACATGGTCAAACCGGACATCGGGGTGGTCCTGGCCGTGGGAACCGCGCATGCCGGCGAGTTCGGGGGAGTGGAGAACATCGCCCTGGCAAAGGGTGAGCTGGTCGAAGCGATTGCTCCTGCCGGCACTGCCATCCTCAACCTCGACGACGACCGCGTGGCGGCCATGCGCACACGCACCCGGGCCAAGGTACTCGGGTTCTCTGCAGAGGGCCGCGCCGATGCCGCGGTGCAGGCACTAAACGCCGACACCAACGCGGAGGGCAACCCGGAATTCGATCTCCAGCTTCCCGATGGCGAAAGCGGCCTGCACGTCAGTAGCCGCCTCATCGGCGCGCACCATACGGGCAACCTGCTGGCCGCCGCCGCAGCCGCCTGGGCCGCCGGCGTCCCGGGGCAGGACATCGCGTCCTCCCTCAGCAGCCAGACCGCCGTCAGCCGGTGGCGGATGGAGCGGACCGAACGGGCAGACGGCGTCACCATTATCAATGACGCCTACAACGCCAATCCCGAATCCATGCGCGCCGCCCTCCGCACGCTGGCGGACCTGGGACGCGGACGCCGCACCTGGGCGGTGCTGGGCGCCATGCTCGAACTCGGCAGTGACTCCATCCGGGAACACACCACGGTTGGAACCCAGGTGGTCCGGCTCAACATTTCCCGCCTGCTGGTGGTGGGCCGGGAGGCCCGTGCCCTCTATGTCTCCGCCGTCCAGGAAGGCTCCTGGGGCGATGAATGCCTCTTCGCGGAAACCGTGGATGAGGCCTACGACGTACTGAACACCGAACTCGAACCCGGGGACCTGGTCCTGTTCAAGTCCTCCAACAGCGTGGGACTTCGCCATCTGGGCGATCGGATAGCATTACCCCCACAAACCCCTCAACCGGCCGACGAAAGGAGCACTCTGCTGTGA
- a CDS encoding peptidoglycan D,D-transpeptidase FtsI family protein has protein sequence MAQRTGKARSSKVPNATKRLRLGLGIMLTLLLVVGGKLFLVQGLDVGGMAEAALNSRMKQTVLPAERGSIVDSTGTVLANSVIRYNVVVDQRVNTKTETFKRLETVDGKEKLVDVSRDQGLTELGAALGMQKDAIRDAVTGKQPYYIVAKDVKPDVEDRISKLQIPGIVTEGVSKRVYPNGSVAGGIIGFLQDGTTGLAGIEQTQDGQLKGTDGKRLFEIGADGLRIPVGMDELTPPADGKDVKLTINSDLQYFAQQAIQSQSDKLGAEWGVIIVMDVKTGNLVAMADTNAPDPNDPGRVAAKDRGVRAITAAYEPGSVEKMITAAALIDEGKATPLDTFTLPPSYTVDGQTFSDSFAHGTEERTLAGILGYSMNTGTVMAGQRLSKEQRYNWLQKFGIGDAPDIGLPAPASGILTPWEQWDGRQEYTVLFGQGVSQSTLQTVRAFQSIANNGVMLQPRLIDSYISADGTEEKVPAAEARQIVSENTAQQVQDILESAVTEGQIKDAGIDGYRVGAKTGTSESPCDDGKSGFCGYTASMVGMAPMDDPRFIVEVVLQRPKGSIYGITNGPVFRSVMSQALRTYNVQPSTGEPARLPQFAK, from the coding sequence TGGCGCAGAGGACCGGCAAGGCAAGAAGCAGCAAGGTGCCCAACGCCACCAAACGCCTCCGGCTCGGCCTGGGAATCATGCTCACGCTCTTGCTGGTGGTGGGCGGGAAACTCTTCCTGGTCCAGGGGCTCGACGTCGGGGGAATGGCCGAAGCGGCCCTCAACAGCAGGATGAAGCAGACTGTGCTTCCCGCCGAGCGGGGCAGCATCGTGGACTCCACCGGCACGGTCCTGGCCAACAGTGTGATCCGCTACAACGTTGTGGTGGACCAGCGGGTCAACACCAAAACCGAGACGTTCAAGCGCCTGGAGACGGTGGACGGCAAGGAGAAACTGGTGGACGTCAGCCGGGACCAGGGGCTGACAGAGCTCGGCGCGGCGCTCGGCATGCAGAAGGATGCCATCCGCGATGCCGTCACCGGCAAGCAACCCTATTACATTGTGGCCAAGGATGTGAAGCCCGACGTTGAGGACCGCATCTCCAAGCTCCAGATCCCGGGCATCGTCACCGAAGGTGTCAGCAAGCGGGTCTATCCCAACGGTTCCGTGGCGGGCGGCATCATCGGCTTCCTGCAGGACGGCACCACCGGCCTGGCAGGCATCGAGCAGACCCAGGACGGACAGCTGAAGGGCACGGACGGCAAACGCCTGTTCGAGATCGGTGCCGACGGCCTGCGGATCCCGGTGGGCATGGATGAGCTGACGCCGCCGGCGGACGGCAAGGACGTCAAGCTCACCATCAATTCGGACCTGCAGTATTTCGCCCAACAGGCCATCCAAAGCCAGTCAGACAAGCTGGGTGCGGAATGGGGGGTCATCATCGTGATGGACGTCAAAACCGGGAACCTGGTGGCCATGGCCGATACCAATGCTCCCGATCCCAACGATCCCGGCCGCGTGGCCGCCAAGGACCGCGGCGTCCGCGCCATCACCGCTGCCTATGAGCCCGGTTCGGTTGAAAAAATGATCACGGCGGCCGCGCTGATCGATGAGGGGAAGGCCACGCCCCTGGATACCTTTACCCTTCCGCCGTCCTACACAGTGGACGGTCAAACGTTCAGCGATTCATTTGCCCATGGGACCGAGGAGCGCACGCTGGCGGGCATCCTTGGCTACTCCATGAACACCGGTACTGTGATGGCCGGGCAGCGCCTCAGCAAGGAACAACGGTACAACTGGCTCCAGAAGTTCGGCATCGGCGACGCTCCGGACATTGGACTCCCCGCCCCGGCGTCCGGCATCCTCACGCCGTGGGAGCAGTGGGACGGGCGGCAGGAATACACCGTGCTGTTCGGGCAGGGCGTCTCCCAGTCCACCCTCCAGACGGTGCGGGCGTTCCAGTCCATTGCCAACAACGGCGTCATGCTCCAGCCGCGGCTTATCGACTCCTATATTTCCGCCGACGGAACAGAGGAGAAGGTACCCGCCGCCGAGGCACGGCAGATTGTCTCGGAGAACACGGCCCAGCAGGTCCAGGACATCCTGGAAAGCGCGGTAACCGAAGGCCAGATCAAGGACGCCGGAATCGACGGCTACCGGGTCGGGGCAAAGACGGGCACCTCGGAATCGCCCTGCGACGACGGCAAGTCCGGTTTCTGCGGGTACACCGCCTCCATGGTGGGGATGGCACCGATGGATGATCCGCGGTTTATTGTGGAGGTGGTACTCCAGCGGCCCAAGGGCAGCATCTACGGGATTACCAACGGGCCGGTCTTCCGGTCGGTCATGAGCCAGGCGCTGCGGACGTACAACGTCCAGCCGTCCACGGGTGAACCGGCCCGGCTGCCCCAGTTCGCCAAGTAG
- the mraY gene encoding phospho-N-acetylmuramoyl-pentapeptide-transferase has translation MIALLIGAGLALLFALVGTPLFIRLLVRRGYGQFIRDDGPTSHHTKRGTPTMGGTVVVAAVLLSYGLTHLIMLMVNPASPGPSASALILLFLMVGMGLVGFLDDFIKISRQRSLGLNAKAKLILQAAVGIIFAVLALNFPNGAGATPASTKISLVRDLPWLDLAFGGTVLGTILFVVWSNLIVTAATNGVNLTDGLDGLAAGASIMVFGAYTLMGIWQSNQACGSPREAGSGCYSVRDPLDLALLAAIMSAALVGFLWWNTSPAKLFMGDTGSLAIGGAIAGFAILSRTELLLGIIGGLFVLITLSVIIQVGYFKATGGKRVFKMAPLQHHFELQGWAEVTVVVRFWILGGLFVAVGLGIFYAEWVVLL, from the coding sequence GTGATTGCACTTTTGATCGGCGCCGGCCTGGCTCTCTTATTCGCCCTGGTGGGGACTCCGCTCTTCATCCGGCTCCTGGTCCGCCGGGGCTATGGCCAGTTCATCAGGGACGACGGACCCACCTCGCACCACACCAAGCGCGGAACACCCACCATGGGCGGGACTGTAGTGGTGGCAGCCGTACTGCTGAGCTACGGACTCACCCACCTCATCATGCTGATGGTGAATCCTGCTTCTCCGGGCCCCTCCGCCTCCGCCCTGATCCTGCTGTTCCTGATGGTGGGGATGGGGCTGGTGGGCTTCCTTGATGACTTCATCAAGATCTCCAGGCAGCGCAGCCTCGGGCTCAACGCCAAGGCCAAGCTGATCCTGCAGGCCGCAGTTGGCATCATCTTCGCCGTGCTTGCCCTGAACTTTCCCAACGGGGCCGGAGCAACGCCGGCCTCCACCAAGATTTCCCTGGTGCGTGACCTGCCCTGGCTGGACCTTGCCTTCGGCGGGACGGTGCTGGGAACCATTCTTTTTGTGGTGTGGTCCAACCTGATCGTTACGGCGGCCACGAACGGCGTCAACCTGACGGACGGCCTCGATGGCCTGGCTGCGGGCGCCTCGATCATGGTCTTCGGCGCCTATACCCTGATGGGAATCTGGCAAAGCAACCAGGCGTGCGGATCGCCGCGGGAAGCGGGCAGCGGCTGCTACTCCGTCCGTGACCCCCTGGACCTTGCCTTGCTGGCAGCCATCATGAGCGCGGCACTGGTGGGCTTCCTGTGGTGGAACACCTCGCCGGCCAAGCTCTTTATGGGTGACACCGGATCGCTGGCTATTGGCGGCGCCATCGCAGGCTTCGCCATCCTGTCCCGGACCGAACTGCTGCTGGGCATCATCGGCGGACTGTTCGTGCTGATCACCCTGTCCGTGATCATCCAGGTGGGTTACTTCAAGGCCACCGGCGGTAAGCGCGTCTTCAAGATGGCACCGCTGCAGCACCACTTCGAACTGCAGGGGTGGGCCGAAGTAACAGTGGTGGTCCGCTTCTGGATCCTCGGCGGGCTTTTTGTGGCCGTGGGACTGGGAATTTTCTACGCCGAATGGGTGGTGCTGCTGTGA